In the Pontibacillus sp. HMF3514 genome, CCCCTTGTTTGAATTGTATAATTTTCTCGGGTAGGAGCAGTTTTCTCTCGGGGAGTAGTAGCTTTCTTTTCGATGGGAACTACTACGTCTCTCCTTCCCTATAAGAATCCAAGACTACATTAATATTTCTGTTACTCCCAAAATGCCAAAATAAACCCCATATCCAATTAAAATAAGACTGGCTACTACATGAATTAATTTCATATAAATTGGACTCATGAGAATTCGAGCAAAATGTATGGTAAATGCTAGGTTAAGGTTCCATAAACCAATTCCGATAAACACTAATGTACTTAATAAAAAAGCATAGCCAAGGGTGTTCGTATCAAGTGCATGACTAAGGACAGATCCATAAATACTGACCCAAAAAAGAATATTCATGGGGTTCGTTCCAGCAATAGAAAAGCCTTTTAAGTAAGAACGAATTCCCAATCTGGAGATTGAGCGGTTATCAGATTCAGGAGTGTGAAAGGTGCTTTTTGACAATAGAGAGGACCACCCCGAGTAAATCAGGATTATGCAACCAAGCAACATAAGGGTAATGCTGACAATTTTAATCTGTAAGATGCTCGATAAACCAAAGAACATCAGCGCCATTAGGATAATATCTGAAGACATGCCACCGAGACCTACACAAAATGCAGGCCAAAATCCAAACACTAATCCACGTTTCATGATCTCAACATTGATTGGCCCTATTGGAGCTGCAATCGACAACCCCAATACGATATAACTAACCATTAAAGCAATCATAGTGAAGCTCCTTTACTCAAAAGCTTGTCTTCACTATTAG is a window encoding:
- a CDS encoding LysE family translocator is translated as MIALMVSYIVLGLSIAAPIGPINVEIMKRGLVFGFWPAFCVGLGGMSSDIILMALMFFGLSSILQIKIVSITLMLLGCIILIYSGWSSLLSKSTFHTPESDNRSISRLGIRSYLKGFSIAGTNPMNILFWVSIYGSVLSHALDTNTLGYAFLLSTLVFIGIGLWNLNLAFTIHFARILMSPIYMKLIHVVASLILIGYGVYFGILGVTEILM